In Labrus bergylta chromosome 1, fLabBer1.1, whole genome shotgun sequence, one genomic interval encodes:
- the yju2b gene encoding probable splicing factor YJU2B, with product MGERKGTNKYYPPDFDPAKHGSLNGYHKTHALRERARKLSQGILIIRFEMPYNIWCDGCKNHIGMGVRYNAEKKKVGTYYTTPIYRFKMKCHLCVNYIEMQTDPATCDYLIVSGASRKEERWDMEENEQILTTERMEKEKLETDAMFKLDHGGKDKEKLKKALPSLSEIQDYQAGWKNDFQLNSTLRRKFRTQKKVLAEQEEKDNTVRMRTNLSIPLLPEKEEDKKLASLLTYQAPDSYEDKQHSKRKEISSRSWFNSSSAAPGSAAGILLHKLGLQGKEASVAKALSSSPSPLILKRSGAPVVKSEPCATITSRLSQPQIITCDGEISKEGPGTVTTHLGREVTETNGCSSRETHIKQEADEGLIIMKDTGKEKERDTCLGAVTSLVADYSDSDSDPGP from the exons ATG GgtgaaagaaaaggaacaaacaAATACTACCCTCCAGATTTTGATCCTGCTAAG CATGGATCCCTCAATGGCTACCACAAGACCCATGCGCTGCGTGAGAGGGCCAGGAAACTGTCCCAGGGCATCCTCATCATCAG GTTTGAGATGCCCTACAACATCTGGTGTGATGGCTGCAAAAATCACATTGGCATGG GGGTCCGTTACAACgctgagaagaagaaagtggGGACCTACTACACCACGCCAATCTACAG GTTTAAGATGAAGTGTCACCTGTGTGTCAACTACATTGAGATGCAGACGGACCCGGCAACTTGTGACTACTTAATAGTCAGCGGAGCAAGCAGGAAGGAGGAACGCTGGGACATGGAGGAAAATGAGCAGATCCTCACCACAG AGCGGatggaaaaagagaaactgGAGACGGATGCCATGTTCAAACTTGACCACGGTGGGAAAGACAAGGAGAAGCTCAAAAAGGCTTTGCCTTCTCTGTCCGAGATTCAAGACTACCAGGCCGGCTGGAAGAATGACTTCCAGCTCAACAGTACCCTCCGCAGGAAGTTCAGG ACACAGAAGAAGGTTCTGgctgagcaggaggagaaggacaaCACAGTGAGGATGAGGACCAACCTGTCCATCCCGCTGCTGccagagaaggaggaggacaagaaACTGGCATCACTGCTCACATACCAGGCACCTGACT CCTACGAGGACAAGCAGCACAGCAAGCGGAAAGAGATCTCCTCTCGGTCGTGGTTCAACTCGTCCTCGGCTGCACCTGGAAGTGCAGCTGGTATTCTGCTCCATAAGCTCGGCCTGCAGGGGAAAGAAGCCTCTGTGGCCAAAgctctgagctcctcacccAGCCCCCTGATCCTCAAACGTTCTGGGGCACCAGTAGTCAAATCTGAACCCTGTGCCACCATCACCAGCAGACTGTCACAACCTCAAATCATCACATGTGATGGAGAGATTTCAAAGGAAGGCCCGGGTACAGTAACCACACACCTGGGACGGGAGGTTACGGAGACAAATGGCTGTAGCTCCAGGGAGACGCATatcaaacaggaagcagacgaAGGACTGATAATCATGAAGGATACtgggaaggagaaggagagggacaCATGTTTAGGAGCAGTCACATCTCTGGTTGCAGACTACAGCGATTCGGACTCAGACCCTGGACCATGA
- the LOC109991467 gene encoding transcription factor IIIA-like, translated as MEIKTESLKRYICSISDCSAAYNKQWKLDAHLCKHTGIKPHACEHEGCGKSFCSPYHLARHDLSHSGVKPFQCVVDGCKEAFTTNTNRTRHMNRAHAQEQKKYVCKFEGCGLEFKKNKQLKSHMCEQHTQLPPYQCTHEGCQMRFAFPSKLKRHEKVHRGYPCQEEGCGFTGKTWTDYLKHRKERHRLTVRCDQCSKEFRDSWFLQQHQHVHSDVRVVLKCPRDGCGRSFTTAFNLQSHITSFHEEMRPFACTHAGCGKTFAMRQSLQRHRIAHDPLRKKTKKPRPSRSLASRLSGYSETKRVVLKKRRVHHHGSVTLSTQNKTGSFELVSLLQDTSLLCSPAVDTLTNPLTPLLTV; from the coding sequence ATGGAAATCAAAACGGAGTCACTCAAACGTTACATTTGCTCGATTTCTGACTGCTCGGCCGCTTACAACAAACAGTGGAAACTGGACGCCCACTTGTGTAAGCACACGGGAATCAAACCTCACGCGTGTGAGCACGAAGGCTGCGGTAAGTCGTTCTGCAGCCCGTATCACTTGGCCCGGCATGATCTCAGTCACAGCGGCGTGAAACCCTTTCAGTGTGTCGTGGACGGCTGCAAAGAGGCCTTCACCACCAACACGAACCGGACCAGACACATGAACCGCGCTCACGCTCAGGAGCAGAAGAAGTACGTTTGCAAATTTGAGGGCTGCGGGCTCGAGTTCAAGAAGAACAAGCAGCTCAAGTCCCACATGTGTGAGCAGCATACCCAGCTGCCTCCTTACCAGTGCACTCACGAAGGATGCCAAATGCGATTCGCCTTCCCCAGCAAGCTGAAGCGACATGAGAAGGTGCACAGAGGCTACCCCTGCCAGGAGGAGGGCTGCGGCTTCACAGGAAAGACGTGGACGGATTACTTGAAGCACAGGAAGGAGCGGCACAGGCTCACTGTGAGGTGCGACCAGTGCAGCAAGGAGTTTAGAGACTCCTGGTTCttgcagcagcatcagcacGTCCACTCTGATGTGCGGGTGGTCCTCAAGTGCCCCAGAGATGGATGTGGGAGGTCTTTCACCACAGCCTTCAACCTGCAGAGCCACATCACCTCCTTCCACGAGGAGATGCGGCCCTTCGCCTGCACCCATGCAGGCTGTGGGAAGACCTTCGCTATGAGGCAGTCTCTCCAGCGTCACAGAATCGCTCACGACCCGCTGAGGAAGAAGACTAAAAAGCCCAGACCAAGTAGATCTCTTGCGTCCAGGTTAAGTGGTTACAGTGAAACAAAGAGAGTGGTGCTCAAAAAGCGTAGAGTGCATCATCATGGGTCTGTCACCCTTTCCACACAAAACAAGACTGGTTCTTTTGAGTTGGTGTCTCTCCTGCAGGACACGTCCCTGCTCTGCAGCCCTGCTGTGGACACACTCACTAATCCCCTGACTCCACTTCTGACAGTGTAG
- the LOC136181196 gene encoding persephin has product MWFLLKLVVILFCIKRGEGHWLRSLIDQKQGTTSPHFVVNVDRRNRDPAAEDGQTEASGVGPSPVPMVRSRRSTLDSQCSLRSILLQVRDLGLGYDSDETVLFKYCSGMCPHARSNHDLTLTNLLMSGLLPQPAPGELWHNTPCCRPTHHEDMAFLDNSHRWHKVEKLSAADCSCVG; this is encoded by the exons ATGTGGTTCTTGCTGAAGCTGGTTGTGATTCTTTTCTGCATCAAGAGAGGAGAGGGTCACTGGCTGAGGTCACTAATCG ATCAGAAACAAGGAACAACCTCTCCACACTTTGTGGTGAATGTGGACAGAAGAAACAGAGATCCAGCTGCAGAAGATGGTCAAACAGAAGCTTCTGGAGTCGGTCCATCCCCTGTTCCCATGGTCCGGTCTCGTCGCTCCACTCTAGACTCGCAGTGCAGCCTGCGCTCCATCCTGCTGCAGGTCCGAGACCTTGGGCTGGGCTACGACTCAGATGAGACCGTCCTCTTCAAGTACTGCAGCGGGATGTGTCCACACGCTCGCTCCAACCACGACCTCACCCTCACCAACCTGCTGATGAGCGGGTTGCTCCCTCAACCGGCACCAGGGGAGCTGTGGCACAACACGCCCTGCTGCAGGCCCACCCACCATGAGGACATGGCCTTCCTGGACAACTCCCACCGCTGGCATAAGGTGGAGAAGCTGTCAGCTGCGGACTGCAGCTGTGTGGGATAG